The following are encoded in a window of Planctomycetota bacterium genomic DNA:
- a CDS encoding DUF4212 domain-containing protein — protein MTNDLATASRRYWRSTLTFTLSLLAVWAAAGVGGGILFAGWLNQFSLGGIPLGFWMAQQGSIVVFVVLILIYAVGMNVLERRYRREIGGAR, from the coding sequence ATGACCAATGACTTAGCGACCGCTTCGCGGCGGTATTGGCGATCGACGTTGACGTTCACGCTCAGCCTGCTGGCCGTCTGGGCGGCGGCGGGCGTGGGTGGCGGCATCCTCTTCGCCGGCTGGCTCAATCAGTTCAGCCTCGGCGGCATCCCGCTGGGCTTCTGGATGGCCCAGCAGGGCTCGATCGTCGTTTTCGTCGTGCTGATCCTGATCTACGCCGTCGGGATGAACGTGCTTGAGAGACGCTACCGACGCGAGATCGGCGGTGCGCGATGA